Proteins co-encoded in one Vibrio sp. SNU_ST1 genomic window:
- the pdxH gene encoding pyridoxamine 5'-phosphate oxidase, translating to MELTDIRREYAKGGLRRKDLAADPIEQFNLWLEQAIEAKLTDPTAMTVATVDENGQPFQRIVLLKNVDKDGFVFYTNLGSRKAHQLEHNSKISLHFPWHPLERQVHITGTAEKLTAMENMKYFSSRPKESQLAAIASKQSSRISARGILEGKYLELKQKFAKGEIPVPSFWGGFRVRVDSIEFWQGGEHRLHDRFLFSRQDSRWDIDRLAP from the coding sequence ATGGAACTGACCGATATTCGTCGCGAATACGCTAAGGGTGGATTGAGACGTAAAGACTTAGCCGCAGACCCAATTGAGCAATTCAATCTATGGCTAGAGCAAGCTATTGAAGCTAAGTTGACGGACCCTACTGCCATGACAGTTGCTACGGTTGATGAAAATGGTCAGCCATTCCAGCGCATTGTTCTGCTGAAGAATGTTGATAAAGACGGCTTCGTTTTTTACACCAACTTAGGTAGCCGCAAAGCACACCAGTTAGAGCACAATAGCAAAATCAGTTTGCATTTCCCTTGGCACCCGCTTGAGCGACAAGTTCATATTACGGGCACGGCTGAAAAACTGACAGCGATGGAAAATATGAAGTACTTCTCGTCACGACCAAAAGAGAGCCAATTGGCCGCAATTGCAAGTAAGCAAAGTAGCCGTATCTCTGCTCGTGGGATTTTAGAAGGCAAATATCTAGAGCTTAAACAGAAGTTCGCGAAAGGAGAGATTCCTGTGCCTTCTTTCTGGGGTGGCTTCCGTGTGCGTGTAGATAGCATTGAGTTTTGGCAAGGTGGCGAACACCGCTTGCATGACCGCTTCTTGTTCTCACGCCAAGATAGCCGTTGGGATATCGACCGCCTAGCGCCTTAG
- a CDS encoding helix-turn-helix transcriptional regulator — protein sequence MSLQLYKKLISLQYFLLRDKALPDPLDSIHRSLFEQLPGCWGCKDTDSVFVYANLAYNQLIGLKPNETCTGLTDFDMPSQTTECAQDFRAQDKHVMDTRSTLKILDIHPYPDGRWHAHIFTKTPWLDANDEVQGTIFYGQELTDTAILEVGHWVCQATCEKDNQVSIAGSKPRISKLQKRLTSRESEVLFLLLFGKKPQYIASTLNISIKTVEGHVARLKQKFDARSKSQLIEYALDSGLGSVIPETLLKKQISVVLHSD from the coding sequence TTGTCATTGCAGCTCTATAAGAAACTGATATCATTGCAATACTTCCTCTTACGAGATAAAGCCTTGCCGGACCCCCTCGACTCCATACATCGTTCTTTATTTGAACAACTTCCAGGCTGCTGGGGTTGCAAAGATACTGACTCTGTCTTCGTGTATGCCAACCTTGCTTACAACCAATTAATTGGCTTAAAACCCAACGAAACTTGTACGGGCTTAACCGATTTCGATATGCCTAGTCAAACAACCGAATGTGCGCAGGATTTCAGGGCTCAAGACAAGCATGTAATGGATACACGCAGTACTCTTAAAATCCTCGATATTCACCCTTATCCAGACGGACGCTGGCACGCCCATATCTTTACTAAAACCCCTTGGCTTGATGCGAATGACGAAGTTCAAGGCACCATTTTTTATGGTCAAGAACTCACCGACACCGCCATTTTAGAAGTCGGCCACTGGGTATGTCAGGCGACTTGCGAAAAAGACAATCAAGTGTCAATTGCAGGGTCAAAGCCACGCATATCAAAGCTCCAAAAGCGACTGACTTCGCGAGAATCAGAAGTGCTGTTCTTGCTGCTATTCGGCAAGAAACCACAGTACATCGCGTCTACGTTGAACATTTCAATCAAAACGGTCGAAGGGCATGTCGCCAGGTTGAAACAGAAATTTGATGCGCGCAGTAAAAGCCAGTTGATTGAGTATGCGTTAGATTCAGGGTTAGGCTCTGTGATCCCAGAAACCTTGCTTAAAAAGCAGATCTCCGTTGTCCTGCACAGTGATTAG
- a CDS encoding ATP-binding protein, producing MTKILLNLMTPFVLSSLLLGTIGLSATHFLAVQFQEKVVTQKLNEAANKANLQIDSELDKFKQIPDLLSHDPRLLSYFDSSPQTDKISAAQLNQLLFEWSNQSQADTIYIHDPSGTVVASSNYQKLGTFVGENFSFRPYFASAIQGSNTHYVALGARSNVRGYFLSSPLYIENDIVGVITVKVSLENLENILTSDDFEIVVLDSNQVVFLSSQTQWLYHSLLPLSQKQQTDIALQRQYGQSEISIIEAFRSSNYQPQVNDANQPNNVQPTRVQKELTANQLFKLGPFNLYPATFSNNQYQVVALKKAEAELIKVLQIDVIFVVIYSLVMLIAWSWRQTYLAKVALTRLNQNLEQTVDKRTHYLKKSNQQLQQTIFQYQASQLKLKQTEQELTQTAKLAVLGELSASINHEINQPLAALRTYSENSLKLLEMERTDLVKSNLEKMIGLNNTITDIIARLKVFTRKVTKQEHHVANLHQAVNNATSILSGLMIKQGITLRLSTVPNHINIAIHPTELEQVLVNLIHNATQALQQQVLEQKILQEQQNLENVDQPASPQIGIEWQLHHNSCQLIIWDNGIGMLDDKLEQLFNPFFTTKPEGLGLGLSISKRIIEAYHGTISANRLEPSGMVFSLNIPLYNDKG from the coding sequence GTGACTAAGATACTGCTTAACCTAATGACTCCCTTCGTTTTATCCTCATTGTTATTGGGGACTATTGGGCTGAGCGCAACCCATTTTTTGGCAGTACAATTTCAAGAGAAAGTGGTCACTCAAAAGCTCAACGAAGCAGCCAATAAAGCCAACCTACAAATCGATTCTGAACTGGATAAGTTCAAACAGATCCCGGATTTATTGAGCCATGACCCGCGTCTGCTCTCTTATTTTGACTCATCACCACAAACAGACAAGATTTCCGCTGCGCAGCTCAATCAATTGCTATTTGAATGGTCTAATCAAAGCCAAGCTGACACCATCTATATTCACGACCCGAGCGGTACTGTGGTCGCTTCCAGTAATTACCAGAAACTCGGTACTTTCGTGGGTGAGAACTTCTCGTTTCGTCCTTATTTTGCGTCCGCGATTCAAGGTAGCAACACACACTATGTCGCACTGGGAGCTCGCTCCAACGTACGCGGTTACTTTTTGTCTTCGCCCCTGTATATAGAGAATGATATTGTTGGGGTTATCACCGTTAAAGTAAGTCTAGAGAACCTTGAAAACATCCTAACCAGCGATGATTTTGAGATTGTGGTACTCGACTCTAACCAAGTGGTTTTTCTCTCGAGCCAAACTCAGTGGCTTTATCACTCGTTGTTGCCATTAAGTCAGAAGCAACAAACCGATATCGCCCTACAACGCCAATACGGCCAAAGCGAAATTTCGATCATAGAAGCTTTTCGCTCTTCCAACTATCAACCACAAGTTAACGACGCCAATCAGCCCAACAACGTTCAACCAACTCGAGTACAAAAAGAACTCACGGCAAACCAATTGTTTAAACTTGGGCCGTTCAATCTTTACCCCGCAACCTTCAGCAACAATCAGTACCAAGTTGTCGCATTAAAAAAGGCCGAAGCAGAGCTTATTAAAGTGCTACAGATCGATGTCATCTTCGTGGTGATTTACAGCTTGGTGATGCTCATCGCGTGGTCGTGGCGCCAGACTTACCTCGCTAAAGTAGCGCTGACCCGGCTCAACCAAAACCTAGAACAAACCGTTGATAAACGTACTCACTATTTGAAGAAATCCAATCAACAACTTCAGCAAACCATTTTTCAATACCAAGCATCGCAGTTAAAGCTGAAACAGACAGAACAAGAGCTGACCCAAACCGCAAAATTAGCGGTACTCGGAGAACTGTCAGCCAGCATTAACCACGAAATCAACCAACCGCTTGCAGCGCTTCGAACCTACAGTGAAAACAGCTTAAAACTGCTAGAAATGGAGCGAACCGATTTGGTGAAAAGCAATCTTGAGAAAATGATAGGTCTCAACAACACCATTACCGACATCATAGCGCGACTCAAAGTCTTTACTCGCAAGGTCACTAAACAAGAACATCATGTCGCGAACCTGCACCAAGCGGTCAACAACGCCACCAGTATTCTCAGTGGGCTGATGATCAAGCAAGGCATTACACTAAGGCTAAGCACGGTGCCCAATCACATTAATATTGCAATTCATCCAACCGAACTCGAGCAAGTACTGGTAAATCTGATTCACAACGCGACCCAAGCGCTTCAACAACAAGTTCTCGAACAGAAAATCTTGCAGGAGCAACAAAACCTGGAAAACGTTGACCAACCGGCCAGCCCACAGATAGGCATCGAATGGCAACTGCATCATAACTCTTGTCAGCTGATCATTTGGGATAACGGAATTGGCATGCTGGACGATAAGCTAGAACAGTTGTTCAACCCGTTTTTTACCACTAAACCGGAAGGCTTAGGGCTAGGGCTTTCAATATCGAAACGGATTATTGAAGCTTATCACGGCACGATCAGCGCCAACCGATTAGAGCCTTCAGGCATGGTATTCTCGCTAAACATCCCGTTATATAACGATAAGGGCTAA